The Ziziphus jujuba cultivar Dongzao chromosome 1, ASM3175591v1 genome segment CACATTTTCTGTGATTCTGGAGTATTTAGAGCAGGAAATATGAGGTTGACATTCTGCAATGTATACTTGTTGCCTTCCGATAGATATGGAACTATGAGGAGAAATTCTTTAACAACAGGATCTTAAGCTTGTAAATCCTGACTAAAGTATGTATCCAACTACAATTCAGGAATTGGTCATGATACATGGGCAATGATAGCCAAGGAATATATCTTATGTTTAATCAATTATCCACTCTTACAATTTTGCCTTACGAGCAAGTTTTGAGTAACACAAGTAGATATTTAAACCTCAAAGCCTTGTTGATACGTTTAAAAATCTAGTTGGAGATCTTGGATTACAATATTCTTAACATGGAATTTTtcatcaaagaaaaaacaagaagagGAAAAGTTGGCTTGTTGCACTTTGAACTAATTCTATCAAAAAATACCAGGGTGATTTTTGAAATTACAGAAACTCCAGGTACAAGTATCATAAGTACATCTATGGATACTAGTAATTAAACAGAACATATAACAGACCTGAGAAAACACAAAAGGTCCTCCATCTCGCATTCGAAGTGCATCACGCTCCATGACTGTTAAATCAGCTCCAACAGCTTGTGCAAGGTCGGTCTTGTTAATTACCTACAATCAGTTTTCACCATATCATATTCATCTGATATGCTTAACATTTGCTTTTAACAAATTAGTCTACATGAATGTTGGTAGGCACATTTTTATCCTGTGCCACAGCAGCAGTAGCTATGAAGAATAAGAAAAGCACATACTAGTAGATCAGCTTGGGTGATGCCAGGGCCTCCTTTTCGAGGAATTTTATCACCAGCAGATACATCTATTATATAGATGATATAATCAGCCAGTTCCCTGCTGAAGTTGGCAGCTAAGTTATCTGCAAGCAGAAGTTTAAGAAAATGTTGAGTCTTTGCCAAATGAAACTTACAaaactttatcaaaataaatattcatttcatctatttatttatttatttatttttcaaaaccacAAAGATTGAAATTGGTTACTGAATTGTTCGAGTAAAACAGCATCTGCCACTCCACCACTCTTTTATCCCTGTAATTAACTCTTACTGCACTTTTCTTCTCCCTTTTCACTTCTATAATTGCTATATTATTACCAAAACCAGCTTTTAAATTAACTGGACCACTGTTTTCCTTCTAGTTACTGGGAATAATCCAAACTTAAATAATTGATCAATATGGGACTACTAATCTTATGGCTTTCAAAATTACCTCCCCCGGATTCACAAAGAAGTAAGTCTGCCTTGAATAAGTTAGAGAGCTCCTCAAGAGGGCCAAGATTAACACTGATATCTTCACGAATTGCAGCATGAGGACAGCCTCCAGTTTCCACAGCACGTATCCTTTCTTCAGGAAGTGCTCCATGCTTCACCAAGAATTCACCATCCTCTTTTGTAAATATATCATTTGTCACCTGAGATCATTacagttattatatttttcaggATGCAGTAGTTGTATATAGAATAGGAACGGCTAACTTGGTTCACTAATACATAAATAGTCAGCAGCATACAGAATCCCTACCTAGATTGGGCAACTCACACTTTTTATAAACCTACAGTGTAGCATTTTATGAACTTTTGGCATCTTTAAAAGAGAAGACAGGATATAGCAGTGCTTGACATCTCTAAACATATGGGAAGACTGATAACTAGTTTGAGCTTGCTGAGCAAGTACAAGttgataaaaagaaagaaatgcatCAGGACATTCGGTAAAAGTGGTCCTCTCAAATTTGTAATCCTGGACGCTGGATCATCAATTGCTATGTAAACGACCATGCTACAATTATTGATTGGAAATATTATAGAATCCACGAATGAGGAAATTTAAGACCTTACAAAATAAGATATACAATTTTCATTCAGAAATGTTACTTACTGCAGCAAGACTGTACTTGTCCCGCAAAAATTTACAAAGAGCTAACATTAGAGCTGTTTTCCTATAAAGCATAAAAAAACATTTCATCAGTAACCATCTAATATTTTGGATTTATGCTAGCAAGATAAATTACACAACGAACAAAAGCAAATGCAAGCACCAAGctaagaaaagtaaaacagtAAGGGAAGCAAAAGGCAAATCTCAAACAATTAATTTGTGGTATGGCATAGAGGAATATCATTTGAGGATGCATCACGCTTATATACTAAAGAAAGTACTAACGAAGTGGAAAATTGGTCATGGATCCATATCATATCCACATTGGACCCTGAAAATTTAAGGTCAATCCCCATGACTCTTTAATAGTTTGTTTATGACGCAGAAAATGACATTACGTTTATGCCATATCCAACAAACTCAATAAACGAAACTAAGTTACTAAGGACAAGAACacaaactttaattaattaattcagaaAGCAGATATAAAGATTAAAGTGAAGAGTCAAAAATACCAAGGGACACTACTTACAGAACAAAACACCAACTATAATCAGCTCACCAAACTATACACTTTCAAACATTTAATCATAAAGCTTTatgcaactaaaaaaaaaaaaaggaacttgaCAGAACCCATAAACTATATTTACAAAGGATGGAAATATAAACTATGCCTGCTAAGCATGAATTATGGAAACAGAAAGAACATGAATTATGGAAACAGGAGATACCCAGTACCAACAGGACCGCCAATACCAACTGTGAAAGCTCTTTCAGTGAAATTTCTGGTGAGAAGTAGAGGAGCTCTTCTGCTGAAGTAGCCAGGGGAATAAATGGGTTCGTGGGAGTGTGGTGCCAATCCATCATGGCTGTGGTACACTTTCCCATCTGGTCCCACCCATGAACTTGTTGCAGAATCCCCATGGAAATGTTCATGATCATGATGAGCATGATCGTGTTCATGgtgatgatggtggtggtggtggtggtcgcCTGAAGCCATTGATTTACAGATAGAAGATTTACTCTTGACCTGTGTCAGCGGACCAGACCAATGAGTTGTTGAGTATATGAATTGGGGATAATAATACTACTTCAGTTTTACCAAAACACCCCTCCTCCATTTTTTCTTATTCTGCCTTTGCTACAACGGGGCAAAAcggataattttaaatttacatatttctATATAACAAAATGCAGCTATTTTGGCATTTTCTGGCAAATACTCGATATATTTTACTTATGATCTAAGCTGTTCATAAATTAATAAAGCTATGTCAAATACCCCAATAAATGAACATTGTCTTCTTGTTTCtctaatctttttcttttagtttccTTTCTAATCTCTATCATTCTCTATATTCTTCTTTGTTTtacttcagttttttttttttttttttaagcagcTTTCTcatgtaaattttttctttctttctatttttggtggagaattttctttttgtttctttgctgTAAGCCTCCAATCAACAAAGCCTAATGGCCCAAAATACAATTCAGTCCTACTTTAAAAAGTTCATCCCAAAATTTGCTCAGCCCCAAAAGATTCAGagccaaaattgaaaaatgcttTACACAAGGCTCAGCTGGATTAGGCCCGCCACCATACGAAttctgaattttatttatatatttactacAAAAAGAATGCCGACCAAATCCTTTTGATctcttttaaaagtttaatgTTACAATGAACATAATGCAATGGTAATGATTAATTTGACTTGCACTAGTAATAATCTGCTTGATAGTCTTCTTTAAAATCATTACCACGAAGACATTCTAACTTACGgcatgctttttctttttcattttttttctcttttttttttcatttttttattattttctttgacttttttttttttcttttttttggtgaaaattattttccttcACTGGTTACCTGTATGCAAAACAATACATATGAAACCACATTCTTAAGCTTTGAAAGCTAGTCATAATACTTATGCAAGGATGCTCTTTATCTATTTTGTATATATGTCTTTATTCATGTCATGTCCATGGATAACCGAATCTCACTTCATAAACACATACAAAGGAGCATCATAAAGTTAACAAACTTGTCTATTCTCGGAGATTAGGCGGTGAGGTAAGAAAAATGATGGGATGGTTCTCGTTGTCTAGCAGCCATATTAATGACAAGCACCAAACACTCCCAGCATCCACTCCATCTTAATCTTTTGATTAATTATCACGAATTTGAAGAAACTAATATAAGAGCACATATGATTTACGGGCAGTCCAGCCTCGCTAACATCCACATATGTCTTCTCTGGTCATTATCAAAAGTTCAGTTGGCAACACCCTGGCTATTAGCTCAAGCTTCTGGACAAGTTTGGTAGccattttgtcaaaaaaatttgaGCTAAATATCTAATACCTCCTTGGCTTATAGTGTTTAGCTTAATTTCGTTATGTCAATTAGGTACCCGGCCCAATCAAAACTTTGGTACCAAATATCTTAATATTTTTGTGTAGGTCCCATAAGTTGAATTACCATTACTATAGTAAATTACTTCATATTGTTGTGTAGGTCTAATCAGTTGAATTACCATCACGATAGTTAattacttcatatatatatatatatatatagagttttttttataattagtaCTATTTGTatacgaataaaaaaaaaacgaaaatttttaaaaaaagcattaTCTTTTCTCTTACATAGAAAAAAATCTATGACTATAGAattattccatatatatatatatatatatatatatatatatttgattgatCGATGATCATAGgcttaattattgaaaaattaaattttatctattaaaCGTATCACGAAGTGAGTGATTGTGAATGAAAAATTTACCTATCATCATTTGAAGGAAGTTacaaaattattagttttaCCTGCCATGGCATTTAAGTCTTATTGATTAGACATCCTTGCTAGTTAGCTAGTTATAGTCTCGTACCCACCTGGTTCTTTAATTTTTAGGAATCTCTTGATCAATTACCTACTCATTGTTTTCCATCAcggatctatatatatatattggtttgttGTAAGCATTTTAACTAATCAGTATGCATGGTTAGTCCAATACAAAGCCACCCATTTGATATGACTACTAACtgtgtatatatgcatatatttgagACGAAGACTGTGAAGCAACATTTGGTTTATCGACATtatgcaataatattatttgatttgtgAATATTacatttctctttttctcttcaaaactatttcccaatttataattaaaaatataatcataatatgataatagatgataaatattaatatttgtccAACTagcttttagttttaaattactAACTTATTAGCAAGTATATCTTCCACTATATTTTGAGAgataattgcaaaaaaaaaaaaatataattatatataaaaagaaaagaactacatatgtttaaaagaaaagaaaaagaagtagaaataaataataaagtggCAATtcaatttaatgaaaaataatatgcattatatatatagtcgTAGGAGAACGTTGAATTAAGAAAAGAGGTGTCCATTTCCATGAGAATGTTATTTGAAAAGGGTACGTAAAAGGTAGCAAGATAATGTTGGCGTTGAATTAGATCATGACATTGGTAGCAAAAGGTGCAAAAGATGGAATTAGATCATGACATAAAAGAAAGAGAGTTAAAAATGATTTAAACTCTTGTAATCATTaagctttaaaatattttacatataaattgAGGGGAGTCGAAAGATTAATCATCTCAAATATAATCTTAATTActttttggtatatatatatatttgttaaaatttaggTACACTATAAAAGGTGGCTTAAATCAAGGAAAAGTTTTTGGGAGTTGTTTGgttatttctatatataattactttagtttcttcaagaaattaaacaaggtTTCATATAACTAGTTGAAGCATCCAAGTAGTCTATGCTTTATATTTACTTTCATATGTTTGGCTCAAATtagtttggaaaaataaaaactggaattttatataaaaccAATTCATCAGTTTTGGACAACTTGGATATAACAGAACATTGGAAGATTAAAAGACGATATATTGTACAATATAATTAACTTGtggaaaaaaattgcttttcatttttaagtACCTATCTTTCTCACGTTTCCCGTCTCTGGACCAATTTGTAGTCTGCATAAATTGCATATAAATAGTTTTACACATATAGATAAAGTTAATTAAACATATCCAATTAAGACCTTATAATTATTAACACGATGATAAAATTATgtcatttttacaaaatttgtgACATCACGTGTTTTTCAATTACAAAACTATCATTTCAACAAAGCAGTAATCATATGTTTTGTAATTTCAaagttttcataaaaattaaattttctttaaattattgttgcgATGTTGTTTTCATTTGTTGTTAACTTTTTAAAACTAGAATAATGAAATATGATATTAATATCCACGAAATGTGCATTCTTCAAAAAGAACATGCATCTAGTTGTAAACAAGAAATTTAAAACTTGTCTCTTCAAAGATGaaacctatatatatgtatatataaatgatcCTTTAGGTATTCTCAAATTACATAATCAAATATTCTTTGATCAATGTATATATCTATTTGAACTTTTTCATAGTGTATTTGCAATCCTTATTCATTCATCTTTATGGGACCAAAAAGCCTGCAGTGTGACCCCCACAAATTTGTTGAAAtcttgaaatttatataaataccaTATTGACTATCCTCCACTTTcatttaatctttttctttatagTATCACTTACACCAACAATACCATATACAAAGTGCCTACACCACCTATTTCTTTCAAGATCACTcttcatatatagatacatgGATTTTACAGCAAGGTAATATCTACTTTTGCATGAATTCACTAATCTCACATCACATCATCTGATTCTTTATAACCAATATTGCTCAGCTCCTAGGCtcttcggaaaaaaaaaaaaaaagcacacctCAAATTTTCTTCaagcttgatatatatattatagccaTTTAACTTCTTAACAAAGAATGATGAAAAGCTGAAAGttgccgagagagagagagagagagagagagagagagagagagtgatagTATATAAAGTAATTGAAGTTGCTAGAAACCGATCGCTTTCACTAATTTCCTTTTGGAGATCGTGAAGAATGCAAACTTTTTGCAAGTTAGCGTGTTTTGCTTTCTCTGCATGTTATCATCTTCCTCTAATACCCTTAGTTGGATGCTCATCTCATGAAGACCATAACCAATTTATTGGTCACAAAAGCATGATCAAAGGCAACTTTCACaaggtaattttttatttattacgaaaatattttcattttcagcacttttcatcatcatcttcttcgaTCTGTTTCATTTCATACATAGTTGAGGatgataaatatttaagttATGGTGGATTTTTTAATTTGCAGTTGAGTCCTCAGATGACATCAAATGTTAGAGTTCATGGTCTTCTTCTATGGGTTTCAATGGGGCTCTTAATGCCTGCTGGGATACTTAGCATCAGAATGTCAGTCAAAGAGGAACGAGGCTCCATTCGGGCTAGAGTCTTCTTCTATCTCCATCTTACTTTTCAGGCAAGATCTTCTTTGTATTcccaattcttcttcttcaaattatCCATGGACCACTACCATCTGAATtgcattataaattaaatacctATAATTTCATAAACATAACCAAATTACTAGAGTCTAGAGCTTTGTTGCTTTCCAAACATCATTATACCTCCCTTTAACTTTAATGATGGTTTCCACTAgagcattttctttttctttttttaaatattttataaccaACAAGGCCACGTTTAGGAAACAAACATGAATACTTGAATATCAagaaattaagatatatatatatatatatatttttttttttgtggactTCAATCTTTCTCAACAGAGCAAGGCTAAAggttaaatgaaaattaaagatCCATCTACAATTCAGTCTTAATcagttaatttattttcttctctttgattaagttttcaaaaacataATCATTTGCATACACATACATTGAGAGTACGAAGCAAATTATTACCATATTTCATCTGGATCACGCACCCACAGATGGCAATGGCACAATAATTTTAGACATCTTCAATAAGGTTGTAAAGTAATTATAACAGCAAACGGCCGTCGCATAACATgatgagaaaatatataattaattaatataatcttCAAACAGAATTTTCCATTTCCAAATTTTCTCTTCccatttcttttcctctttgaatttttatttatttataattttatcatttatatatatatatatatatatatatacgtaaagCAGATGCTTTCAGTTCTTGTTGCTACTGCTGGAGCTGTGTTGTCCATCAAAAATTTTGAGAACTCGTTCAATAACAATCATCAAAGAATAGGTCTAGCACTCTACATTGCCATATGGATACAAGCGATTATGGGATTTCTGAGGCCTCACAAGTAATTATTTCACTTAAAAAAACTCtatcatatttcaaatttaaattaatatcatCTGTTTCTCTCAGttatattaataaacaaatacataaattaattttgttgcagaggaaagaaagaaagaagtgtTTGGTACTTTGTACATTGGATAGTTGGAATTTTGATATCATTAGTGGGGATTATCAACATCTACACGGGCTTAGAAGCATACCATAAGCGAACATTAGAGAGCACAAGGCTTTGGACAATTATTTTCACAGCACAAGTCTCTTTCATCACTTTCTTGTATCTCTTCCAAGACAAAAAGGAATATATACAAGAGCAAGGTGTTATTCTAGGCAATCTTGAAACAATCACACCTGATCAAGAAAATATTTCTCAAATCCAAAACCATAAAGATTTGTTGCCTGCTGCACCATGTGCCAAGAGAAATGCACTCAGGAACTTGTTTGATTGAAACCCCACAAATATGTGGGATTCTTTTGCCCCTTTTAGCTTGCTAGTTTACCTCTTTTCCctcctttctttttatattttcgaaaaaagaaaaacaaaaagaaaaaaaagtgggtgctcatttgcattttattttttgatgcaTGCACTCTGTGAAAAAGTGAAAGATGAATATACGAATTCTTCATCATGTGGAGTGCATTCATCAAAAATGGATGAACTGTATTTGTGCATCCTTTTATTTCTATACTTCCTatattcctttcttttcttttaatgtaGGTGTGAAAGTTTGCTTCTAAATAGGAGAACGGAGTACTAATATGTTAAATTTGGTAGTGTAATAGATGATATATATCGTGCTTTGTATCATATATTACAATATAGTTGAAATTGAATTAATTCGTTAACATTAATTTGAAGATATATTTTCCTTGCATATGAACTCTGGATTCGTATAATATCTCAATTTCCCAATATTTGATTTACATCAGAGTTGTGGCTGTCATCACTCATGATTATCCAAATACGGAGACAAATTGAAATTACGAGTGCACCTTCAAGACAGTATCAAGGAGAAAAAATGTGACATGATTCTCTAA includes the following:
- the LOC107413376 gene encoding urease accessory protein G; protein product: MASGDHHHHHHHHHEHDHAHHDHEHFHGDSATSSWVGPDGKVYHSHDGLAPHSHEPIYSPGYFSRRAPLLLTRNFTERAFTVGIGGPVGTGKTALMLALCKFLRDKYSLAAVTNDIFTKEDGEFLVKHGALPEERIRAVETGGCPHAAIREDISVNLGPLEELSNLFKADLLLCESGGDNLAANFSRELADYIIYIIDVSAGDKIPRKGGPGITQADLLVINKTDLAQAVGADLTVMERDALRMRDGGPFVFSQVKHGVGVEEIVNHILKAWEVATGKKLH
- the LOC107413515 gene encoding cytochrome b561 domain-containing protein At4g18260, whose protein sequence is MQTFCKLACFAFSACYHLPLIPLVGCSSHEDHNQFIGHKSMIKGNFHKLSPQMTSNVRVHGLLLWVSMGLLMPAGILSIRMSVKEERGSIRARVFFYLHLTFQMLSVLVATAGAVLSIKNFENSFNNNHQRIGLALYIAIWIQAIMGFLRPHKGKKERSVWYFVHWIVGILISLVGIINIYTGLEAYHKRTLESTRLWTIIFTAQVSFITFLYLFQDKKEYIQEQGVILGNLETITPDQENISQIQNHKDLLPAAPCAKRNALRNLFD